Proteins co-encoded in one Kineosporia corallincola genomic window:
- a CDS encoding BTAD domain-containing putative transcriptional regulator, whose amino-acid sequence MMDDEEHPVRIGLLGPLELRVRQRAVPVMGKRRRAILALLAAAGGRVVTTGTLLGEAFFDVENPAPNTLHVHVSQLRSLLAPHGPALERVGSGYRLDAAVVFTDAAELDRALAGVRTRPTPDGVARLRRALDAWRGDFCDDVPVPALESRRAHHADLRLSASETVFDAELQAGGAADLPERIEHLLAGAPLRERLWGQLMLALNVAGRQSEALAAYRRAREVLADEGGLDPGPALRELEAMILRQADSVGGVGLLAPVLPASTAPTLVWLDASGTLKARPMLDRAPVVIGRSADCDVRIDWDPLVSRRHAVIVRTADGFEVRDLGSTNGVLVDGARVTDVAPIRPRGTLQIGDTVLFLRAPSSRVGSRQHTVTAALPEPESLPGSKSEPPPQE is encoded by the coding sequence ATGATGGACGACGAGGAGCACCCGGTCCGGATCGGCCTGCTCGGGCCGCTGGAGCTGCGGGTGCGGCAGCGGGCCGTGCCGGTGATGGGCAAGCGCCGCCGGGCCATCCTGGCGCTGCTGGCCGCGGCCGGGGGCCGGGTCGTCACCACCGGAACGCTGCTCGGCGAGGCGTTCTTCGACGTCGAGAACCCGGCCCCGAACACCCTGCACGTGCACGTGTCCCAGCTGCGCTCGCTGCTCGCCCCGCACGGCCCCGCCCTGGAACGGGTCGGGTCCGGCTACCGGCTCGACGCGGCGGTGGTGTTCACCGACGCCGCCGAGCTGGACCGGGCGCTGGCCGGGGTGCGCACCCGGCCCACGCCCGACGGGGTGGCGCGGCTGCGCCGGGCCCTGGACGCCTGGCGCGGCGACTTCTGCGACGACGTGCCGGTGCCCGCGCTGGAGAGCCGCCGAGCGCACCACGCCGATCTGCGGTTGTCGGCGTCCGAGACGGTGTTCGACGCCGAGCTCCAGGCCGGCGGGGCCGCCGACCTGCCGGAGCGGATCGAGCACCTGCTCGCGGGGGCACCGCTGCGGGAACGGCTGTGGGGGCAGCTGATGCTGGCCCTGAACGTGGCCGGACGGCAGAGCGAGGCGCTCGCCGCCTACCGCCGGGCCCGTGAGGTGCTGGCCGACGAGGGCGGTCTCGATCCCGGTCCGGCGCTGCGCGAACTCGAGGCGATGATCCTGCGGCAGGCCGATTCGGTGGGCGGGGTGGGGCTTCTCGCGCCGGTGCTGCCCGCCAGCACCGCGCCCACGCTGGTCTGGCTGGACGCCTCCGGCACCCTGAAGGCCCGCCCGATGCTCGACCGGGCGCCCGTGGTGATCGGCCGGTCCGCCGACTGTGACGTCCGCATCGACTGGGACCCGCTCGTCTCCCGGCGGCATGCCGTCATCGTGCGCACCGCCGACGGTTTCGAGGTGCGCGACCTGGGGTCCACCAACGGCGTGCTGGTCGACGGCGCCCGGGTCACCGACGTCGCCCCGATCCGCCCCCGCGGCACGCTCCAGATCGGAGACACCGTGCTGTTTCTGCGGGCGCCGTCGAGCCGGGTGGGGTCGC
- a CDS encoding thioredoxin family protein, protein MPLTTTTESAFAADVLASARPVLVDFSAGWCPPCQMIEPVLEQIAADEAARLRVLTLDVDENPVVADLYQVTSMPTLVLFRGGQEVARIKGIRPRELILAEFAPHLG, encoded by the coding sequence GTGCCCCTGACCACCACCACCGAGTCCGCGTTCGCCGCCGACGTGCTGGCGAGCGCGCGGCCGGTGCTGGTCGACTTCTCGGCCGGCTGGTGCCCGCCCTGCCAGATGATCGAGCCGGTGCTCGAGCAGATCGCCGCCGACGAGGCGGCCCGGTTGCGGGTTCTCACCCTCGACGTCGACGAGAACCCGGTCGTGGCAGACCTTTACCAGGTCACCTCGATGCCCACGCTGGTGTTGTTCCGCGGTGGCCAGGAGGTCGCGCGGATCAAGGGGATCAGGCCGCGCGAGCTGATCCTGGCCGAGTTCGCCCCGCACCTGGGGTAG
- a CDS encoding LCP family protein: MSGPVDDETPVRHARPGRRRRLRITLYLVVLVLLAGAGGGYHVYRRLNANISSSALYSGTTGSAGVQTADDQGRFPVNVLVIGTDSRDSTENCKLGGGCDETHSNADVELLVHLSADRSNITAMSIPRDTMTDLPGCKDADTGETVAERYGQINSSLTYGPGCTVAAVHQLTGITVDHFVLVDFTGVIKMSDATGGVRVCVSDDVYDTYSHLKLSKGKHTLKGEAALQFVRTRHGFGDGSDLGRTYGQHAFLAAAIRAIKDRGTLLNPARLYAVADAATQALTVDEDLDSIPALVDLAGEFNAVDTDRITFTTMQTSPDPSDSNRVVPAASAQKLFSTIIDDRSLSTAATATPTTSASPSTNATAGTFFSVQVRNRSGVGSRARALAGVLREDGYIAAVDTQGSGEQERTQILYDGATQLAQAQQLGDALGVPSSLFKQTRAVDAVTLVVGEDWTTGDTYPELTGEERDEALAESHASRADKSGCVPVSTQNTVTYNGVSMSPVRAYALATGVKDSAP, from the coding sequence GTGAGCGGGCCGGTGGACGACGAGACCCCGGTGCGGCACGCCCGGCCCGGGCGGCGGCGCCGGCTGCGGATCACGCTCTACCTGGTCGTGCTGGTGCTGCTGGCCGGCGCCGGCGGCGGCTACCACGTGTACCGGCGGCTGAACGCGAACATCTCCTCGTCCGCCCTGTACAGCGGCACCACCGGCAGCGCCGGCGTGCAGACCGCGGACGACCAGGGCCGGTTTCCGGTGAACGTGCTGGTGATCGGCACCGACTCGCGGGACTCCACGGAGAACTGCAAACTCGGCGGCGGCTGCGACGAGACCCACTCCAACGCCGACGTCGAGCTGCTCGTGCACCTGTCGGCCGACCGCAGCAACATCACCGCGATGAGCATCCCGCGCGACACCATGACCGACCTGCCCGGCTGCAAGGACGCCGACACCGGCGAGACGGTGGCGGAACGCTACGGCCAGATCAACAGCAGCCTGACCTACGGCCCGGGCTGCACGGTGGCCGCCGTGCACCAGCTCACCGGCATCACGGTCGACCACTTCGTGCTGGTCGACTTCACCGGCGTGATCAAGATGTCCGACGCCACCGGCGGCGTGCGGGTGTGCGTCAGCGACGACGTCTACGACACCTACTCGCACCTGAAACTGTCCAAGGGCAAGCACACGCTCAAGGGCGAGGCCGCGCTCCAGTTCGTGCGCACCCGGCACGGTTTCGGCGACGGCAGCGACCTCGGCCGCACCTACGGGCAGCACGCCTTCCTGGCCGCCGCGATCCGCGCGATCAAGGACCGGGGCACCCTGCTGAACCCGGCCAGGCTCTACGCGGTGGCCGACGCCGCCACCCAGGCCCTCACCGTGGACGAGGACCTCGACAGCATCCCCGCCCTGGTCGACCTGGCCGGCGAGTTCAACGCCGTGGACACCGACCGGATCACCTTCACCACGATGCAGACCAGCCCGGACCCCTCCGACAGCAACCGGGTGGTGCCGGCGGCGTCCGCGCAGAAGCTGTTCAGCACGATCATCGACGACCGCTCGCTGAGCACCGCCGCCACCGCGACGCCCACCACCAGCGCCTCGCCGAGTACGAATGCCACGGCGGGCACGTTCTTCTCGGTGCAGGTGCGCAACCGCAGCGGCGTCGGCAGCCGGGCCAGGGCGCTGGCCGGCGTGCTCCGGGAGGACGGGTACATCGCCGCCGTCGACACCCAGGGATCGGGCGAGCAGGAGCGCACCCAGATCCTCTACGACGGTGCCACGCAGCTGGCCCAGGCGCAGCAGCTGGGCGACGCGCTGGGTGTTCCGTCGTCCCTGTTCAAGCAGACCAGAGCGGTGGACGCGGTGACCCTGGTGGTCGGCGAGGACTGGACCACCGGCGACACCTACCCCGAGCTCACCGGCGAGGAACGCGACGAGGCGCTCGCCGAGTCGCACGCCTCCCGGGCGGACAAGTCCGGGTGCGTGCCGGTCAGCACGCAGAACACCGTCACCTACAACGGGGTCTCGATGTCGCCGGTGCGGGCCTACGCGCTGGCCACCGGGGTGAAGGACTCGGCCCCATGA
- a CDS encoding Rv1733c family protein, whose protein sequence is MAVRPGFGRQRNPLRRRSDRAQAMSALAAVLLLVAVVPVAVALSVGTWRHYSAVSENEQATRHLVSATVTTSDPETKLARSHLATLSWSYPDQVRHTGQIAVTQTTETGDLVPIWVTDSGQMVSAPMTTLNVWLDTLGLGLGLTFAAGLIGLVWYRLSRLWLDHRRTHALDTEWRRFNELRSEGFRDTRG, encoded by the coding sequence ATGGCCGTGCGGCCGGGCTTCGGCCGGCAACGCAATCCCCTGCGGCGCCGCAGCGATCGTGCCCAGGCGATGTCCGCCCTGGCGGCGGTGCTGCTGCTGGTGGCGGTGGTGCCGGTGGCGGTGGCCCTCAGTGTCGGCACCTGGCGGCACTACTCCGCGGTGTCCGAGAACGAGCAGGCCACACGGCATCTCGTCTCCGCCACGGTGACCACCAGCGACCCGGAGACCAAGCTCGCCCGCAGCCACCTGGCCACGCTCTCCTGGAGCTACCCCGACCAGGTGCGGCACACCGGCCAGATCGCCGTCACCCAGACCACCGAGACCGGTGACCTGGTACCGATCTGGGTCACCGACAGCGGCCAGATGGTCTCGGCCCCGATGACCACCCTCAACGTCTGGCTCGACACCCTCGGCCTGGGACTGGGCCTGACCTTCGCGGCGGGCCTGATCGGCCTGGTCTGGTACCGGCTCTCGCGGCTGTGGCTGGACCACCGCCGCACCCACGCCCTCGACACCGAGTGGCGCCGCTTCAACGAGCTGCGCTCGGAGGGCTTCCGCGACACCCGGGGTTAG
- a CDS encoding GntR family transcriptional regulator, which translates to MKPEAARTAHRDVTDRLREAILTGALQAGTHLVQTELASGLRVSVTPVREALRELESQGLVDSDPFRGSSVHQVSLDELEEINEMRRLLTPMAVRERVTTITDAEIDQARALLGRMTPDLPNREWVGTARAVRRVLEGVPARRNLRAILRRLSEVSELYAGLAGHTQAERDDVLAEHRALLAAYADRDTGRIVEISLRRLDRATRRTAEAMTTPGN; encoded by the coding sequence ATGAAGCCGGAGGCAGCACGCACCGCACATCGCGACGTCACCGACCGGCTGCGTGAGGCCATCCTCACCGGCGCCCTCCAGGCCGGCACCCACCTGGTGCAGACCGAGCTCGCCTCAGGCCTGCGGGTGAGCGTCACCCCGGTGCGGGAGGCGTTGCGCGAGCTGGAGAGTCAGGGCCTGGTCGACTCCGACCCGTTCCGCGGTTCCAGCGTGCACCAGGTCAGCCTGGACGAGCTGGAGGAGATCAACGAGATGCGCCGCCTGCTCACGCCGATGGCGGTGCGCGAGCGGGTCACCACCATCACCGACGCCGAGATCGACCAGGCCCGTGCGCTTCTCGGGCGGATGACGCCCGACCTGCCGAACCGGGAGTGGGTCGGCACCGCGCGGGCGGTGCGCCGGGTGCTGGAGGGCGTCCCGGCGCGACGCAACCTGCGGGCGATTCTGCGCCGTCTGTCGGAGGTTTCGGAGCTGTACGCCGGGCTGGCCGGGCACACGCAGGCCGAGCGCGACGACGTGCTGGCCGAGCACCGCGCCCTGCTGGCGGCCTACGCCGACCGCGACACCGGCCGCATCGTGGAGATCTCGCTGCGCCGCCTGGACCGGGCCACCCGGCGCACCGCCGAGGCCATGACCACGCCCGGGAACTAA
- a CDS encoding LysR substrate-binding domain-containing protein — translation MSIDSPGFTIDLRKLRLLREIERCGTVVAAAAALHLTPSAVSQQVAGLARELSVPLLEKQGRGVRLTGHARVLLGHAHLIEAQLERARADLASFDDGLVGEVRVATLPTAVAAVLGPAMARLRESRPDLRVRSRDADPVAALRALDAGEVDIAVTVDHPGGPRPDDPRYARVDLITDVLDVVVRDDHPLAGRERIDLADLAGEEWISGNPDDACAAIADHACAAAGFLPDVRHWTIEYDALAALVAAGAGVGLLPRLAQPVRFGRVRTVPVAGTSPARQVYAVTRAGRAADAPTATVLAELREVAAARHDASTPSSTPSRSTPPRSTPPTPPAPASPAPTSTRSSPARSPLAAPRYDGAGPTTGA, via the coding sequence ATGTCAATCGACAGTCCAGGCTTCACGATCGACTTGCGCAAGCTGCGGCTGCTGCGGGAGATCGAGCGCTGCGGAACGGTCGTCGCGGCGGCCGCGGCGCTGCACCTGACCCCGTCCGCGGTCAGCCAGCAGGTCGCCGGCCTGGCCCGCGAGCTCAGCGTGCCGCTGCTGGAGAAGCAGGGTCGCGGCGTGCGGCTGACCGGGCACGCCCGGGTGCTGCTCGGCCACGCTCACCTGATCGAGGCCCAGCTCGAGCGGGCCCGTGCCGATCTGGCCTCGTTCGACGACGGCCTGGTCGGTGAGGTGCGGGTGGCCACGCTGCCGACCGCGGTGGCGGCGGTGCTCGGCCCGGCGATGGCCCGGCTCCGGGAGAGCCGGCCCGACCTGCGGGTGCGCTCGCGCGACGCCGACCCGGTCGCGGCGCTGCGGGCCCTGGACGCCGGCGAGGTCGACATCGCCGTCACCGTGGACCATCCCGGCGGCCCGCGCCCCGACGACCCGCGGTACGCCCGGGTGGACCTGATCACCGACGTGCTGGACGTGGTGGTGCGCGACGACCACCCCCTGGCCGGGCGGGAGCGGATCGACCTGGCCGATCTGGCGGGCGAGGAGTGGATCTCCGGCAACCCGGACGACGCCTGCGCCGCGATCGCCGATCATGCCTGCGCGGCAGCCGGTTTCCTGCCCGACGTGCGGCACTGGACGATCGAGTACGACGCCCTGGCGGCCCTGGTCGCCGCCGGCGCCGGGGTGGGGCTGCTGCCCCGCCTGGCGCAGCCGGTGCGGTTCGGCCGGGTGCGCACCGTCCCGGTGGCGGGCACCTCACCGGCCCGGCAGGTGTACGCCGTCACCCGGGCCGGGCGGGCCGCCGACGCGCCCACCGCGACGGTGCTGGCGGAACTGCGGGAGGTGGCGGCCGCCCGGCACGACGCGAGCACCCCGTCGTCCACCCCGTCGAGGTCCACCCCGCCAAGGTCCACCCCACCGACGCCGCCCGCACCGGCGTCCCCCGCACCGACGTCCACCCGTTCGTCGCCCGCCCGGTCGCCCTTGGCGGCGCCTCGTTACGATGGGGCAGGACCGACGACGGGTGCGTGA
- a CDS encoding VOC family protein, producing the protein MRIRWTTIFLDLPASGHEAGLTFWSTVTATTPSAPRGAHGEFVTLLPRHGDAYLRVQRLGSGPARCHLDLHLDATELIPQAERAEGLGAVRVHSEEGLEILSSPGGFSFCLVPWDGEDTVPPAPALPGSEGTARLDQLCLDVPPAAWERECAFWQALTGWEPVPTGSPEFTRLRRPEGQPVHLLLQRLDDPAPTVTAHPDFAAPERFSLAPAHAAAGATAGRSTADWTVMTAPAGLAYCLTGRTP; encoded by the coding sequence ATGCGGATCCGGTGGACCACGATCTTTCTCGACCTGCCCGCGTCCGGCCACGAGGCCGGGCTGACCTTCTGGAGCACGGTCACCGCCACCACACCGTCGGCGCCTCGCGGCGCTCACGGCGAGTTCGTGACGCTGCTGCCCCGGCACGGGGACGCCTACCTGCGGGTGCAGCGGCTCGGGTCAGGACCGGCCCGCTGCCATCTCGACCTGCACCTGGACGCCACGGAACTCATCCCGCAGGCGGAGCGCGCCGAGGGCCTGGGCGCCGTCCGGGTGCACAGCGAGGAGGGTCTTGAGATTCTTTCCAGCCCGGGCGGTTTCAGCTTCTGCCTGGTTCCGTGGGACGGCGAGGACACCGTGCCGCCGGCACCCGCGCTGCCCGGCTCGGAGGGCACCGCCCGCCTCGATCAGCTCTGCCTCGACGTGCCGCCCGCCGCCTGGGAGCGCGAGTGCGCCTTCTGGCAGGCCCTGACCGGCTGGGAGCCGGTGCCGACGGGCAGCCCGGAGTTCACCCGGCTGCGCCGCCCGGAGGGGCAGCCGGTGCACCTGCTGCTCCAGCGCCTGGACGACCCGGCGCCGACGGTGACGGCACACCCGGACTTCGCCGCGCCGGAACGGTTCTCGCTCGCCCCGGCACACGCCGCCGCGGGTGCGACGGCGGGCCGGTCGACCGCGGACTGGACGGTGATGACCGCCCCGGCGGGCCTGGCCTACTGCCTGACCGGGCGCACTCCCTGA
- a CDS encoding DMT family transporter, whose product MNRRATLLFAGLGLAWGIPYMLIKVAGEELAPSVLVLARTGTAALLLVPMTLLSPRDRAALPAVLRRWPAVVGYTVTEVVFPWLFLNRAEQTLPSSTAAILISAVPLAGILIALATHRAEGLGARGGLGLLLGTAGVAALVGLDLSGSDLGAVAEMGVVVLGYAIGPVILARALGDLPGLPVVAVSIALSALIYVPIVLLGPGLPTEVPSARVLGAVAVLAVVCTAAAFLLLFALIGELGPVRATTIVYVNPVIAVIGGALFLGEHLTAWTLLGLALVLAGSYLVNGTPRRAEPVAVREAPSGAVVVH is encoded by the coding sequence ATGAACCGTCGAGCCACGCTCCTCTTCGCCGGCCTGGGACTGGCCTGGGGCATCCCCTACATGCTGATCAAGGTCGCGGGCGAGGAACTGGCGCCGTCCGTGCTCGTGCTCGCCCGCACCGGGACGGCCGCGCTGCTGCTGGTGCCGATGACCCTGCTCAGCCCGCGCGACCGGGCCGCCCTGCCCGCGGTGCTGCGCCGCTGGCCGGCCGTGGTCGGCTACACGGTGACCGAGGTGGTGTTCCCGTGGCTGTTCCTGAACCGCGCCGAGCAGACCCTGCCCAGCTCGACGGCCGCCATCCTGATCTCCGCGGTTCCCCTGGCCGGCATCCTCATCGCCCTCGCCACGCACCGGGCCGAGGGCCTCGGCGCCCGCGGGGGACTGGGCCTGCTGCTCGGCACGGCCGGCGTGGCGGCCCTGGTCGGGCTGGACCTGTCCGGGTCCGACCTCGGGGCGGTGGCCGAGATGGGCGTCGTGGTGCTGGGTTACGCGATCGGCCCGGTGATCCTGGCGCGGGCGCTCGGCGACCTGCCGGGCCTGCCGGTGGTGGCCGTCAGCATCGCCCTGTCCGCCCTGATCTACGTGCCGATCGTGCTGCTCGGGCCCGGCCTGCCCACCGAGGTGCCCTCGGCCCGGGTGCTCGGGGCCGTCGCCGTGCTCGCCGTGGTCTGCACCGCGGCCGCGTTCCTGCTGCTGTTCGCCCTGATCGGCGAGCTCGGGCCGGTGCGCGCCACCACCATCGTGTACGTGAACCCGGTGATCGCGGTGATCGGCGGCGCCCTGTTCCTCGGTGAGCACCTCACCGCCTGGACCCTGCTCGGCCTCGCCCTCGTGCTCGCCGGGTCGTACCTGGTCAACGGCACCCCGCGCCGGGCCGAACCGGTGGCCGTGCGGGAGGCGCCGTCCGGGGCGGTCGTCGTCCACTGA